The Belonocnema kinseyi isolate 2016_QV_RU_SX_M_011 chromosome 10, B_treatae_v1, whole genome shotgun sequence genome has a window encoding:
- the LOC117181546 gene encoding cytochrome P450 9e2-like, which translates to MDLLTIILTVLASGLAYYFCKKKNIFDRLDIPYDPPKPIFGSMFPCVLKNMNIFQLAQKLYNDHSEAKYFGMYEFGTPLIVIRDPEIIKSITIKNVDLFLDHQGFTNEEIDPLFGKFLFSLKGNNWREMRNILSPLFTSSKMKTMFNMIVESTVNFTDALLEKSKKKNDIINLKDVFTRLSADTMASCAFGIKIDSMNDPENIFYVVGRKASDFEGILSLKFLLIRNLKFISRLFGVTIFSDSVNRFFSDVTCLNIRARKEKGIIRQDFLQMMIEAKDKNNRQMSDEEITAGAFGFLFAGLDTVSTALCFIIHEIAANQDFQKRLQKDIDLVLENCNGEPSYNEINEMPYLEAVIKEGLRLYPPGGFVDRVCTGKFELPPVSPGKNPVCIEPGMPIWIPIFALHRDPNYYKNPEEFDPERFLGDNKINMNSGTFLPFGMGPRICIGYRFAILEIKVMLFNLLTRCNFKPCSKTRIPLKVKKDSLILLPEGGFWLKVEARK; encoded by the coding sequence atggatttattaacaattattctcACCGTTCTTGCCAGTGGATTGGCCTACTATTTTtgcaagaagaaaaatatttttgatcgtCTTGATATTCCCTATGATCCACCAAAACCTATATTCGGAAGCATGTTTCCATGTGTGcttaaaaatatgaacattttccaACTTGCTCAAAAATTGTACAACGATCATTCTGAAGCTAAATACTTTGGAATGTACGAATTTGGGACACCACTTATCGTAATTCGCGATCCAGAGATCATCAAATCcatcacaataaaaaatgttgacttaTTTTTGGATCATCAGGGATTCACAAACGAAGAAATTGATCcgctttttggaaaattcctcttttcattGAAAGGCAACAATTGGAGGGAAATGAGGAACATCCTTAGTCCCTTATTCACTTCTAGCAAAATGAAGACAATGTTCAACATGATAGTGGAATCTACAGTAAATTTTACCGACGCATTGCTCgaaaagtcaaagaaaaaaaatgatattataaaCCTCAAAGATGTTTTTACAAGACTCAGTGCTGATACCATGGCAAGTTGtgcttttggaattaaaattgattcaatgaATGATCCGGAAAATATATTCTATGTCGTTGGTAGAAAAGCATCAGATTTTGAAGGTATCTTGAGCCTCAAATTTCTCCTCATCAGGAATTTAAAGTTTATATCTCGACTTTTTGGTGTGACTATTTTCAGTGACAGTGTAAATCGATTTTTCAGTGATGTGACATGTTTAAACATAAGAGCGAGAAAAGAAAAGGGGATAATTCGTCAAGATTTTTTGCAAATGATGATTGAAGCCAAGGACAAGAACAATCGACAAATGAGTGATGAAGAAATCACAGCTGGTGCTTTTGGTTTCTTGTTTGCAGGATTGGACACCGTTTCTACAGCATTGTGCTTTATTATTCATGAAATAGCTGCTAatcaagatttccaaaaaaggCTTCAAAAGGACATAGACCTTGTTTTAGAGAATTGTAATGGAGAACCATCATACAACGAAATTAATGAAATGCCATACCTAGAAGCTGTGATTAAAGAAGGTTTAAGACTTTATCCGCCAGGCGGTTTTGTTGACAGAGTTTGCACAGGCAAATTTGAACTCCCGCCAGTTTCACCAGGAAAAAATCCTGTATGTATCGAACCTGGAATGCCGATTTGGATTCCTATTTTTGCTCTACATCGGGATCCTAATTATTACAAAAACCCAGAAGAATTTGATCCTGAGAGATTTTTAGGCGAtaacaaaattaatatgaattctGGCACTTTTCTTCCATTTGGTATGGGGCCAAGAATTTGTATTGGGTACAGATTtgcgattttggaaatcaaagtTATGTTATTCAATCTACTGACAAGATGTAATTTTAAACCTTGTTCTAAAACTCGTATACCGCTAAAGGTGAaaaaagacagtttaattttgctGCCGGAAGGAGGATTTTGGTTAAAGGTGGAGGCGAGAAAGTAG